The following proteins come from a genomic window of Sesamum indicum cultivar Zhongzhi No. 13 linkage group LG10, S_indicum_v1.0, whole genome shotgun sequence:
- the LOC105172944 gene encoding 5'-methylthioadenosine/S-adenosylhomocysteine nucleosidase 1-like → MAPPHDDKAAAEVNDDSTPKRPISNVLFIIAMQTEASPLVNKFQLVEEPESVFPKGVPWVRYYGKYKDLNINIVCPGKDKILGVDSVGTVSASLLTYASIQALQPDLIINAGTAGGFKAKGASIGDVFLASDIAFHDRRIPIPVFDLYGVGSRQAFSTPNLAKELNLKVGKLSTGDSLDMCPQDEAAIVANDATVKDMEGAAIAYVAHLLEVPAIFLKAVTDIIDGDKPTAEEFLQNLAAVTAALDLAAAQVVDFINGKSCSEL, encoded by the exons ATGGCGCCACCTCACGACGACAAAGCGGCGGCGGAAGTCAACGATGATTCAACGCCTAAACGCCCCATTTCCAATGTTCTCTTCATCATCG CTATGCAAACCGAGGCGTCACCTCTAGTGAATAAGTTTCAGCTCGTCGAAGAGCCTGAATCCGT GTTCCCAAAGGGGGTTCCATGGGTGAGGTACTACGGTAAATATAAAGATTTGAACATCAACATTGTTTGTCCTggaaaagacaaaatattgG GGGTTGACAGCGTAGGCACAGTTTCTGCATCTCTTCTGACTTATGCTTCTATTCAAGCATTGCAGCCAGACCTTATAATAAATGCAGGAACTGCTGGTGGATTCAAG GCAAAAGGTGCTTCCATAGGTGATGTATTTCTGGCATCAGATATTGCTTTCCATGACAGAAGGATTCCTATCCCT GTATTTGACCTGTATGGTGTTGGCTCGCGTCAAGCATTTTCCACCCCGAATCTTGCAAAGGAGCTAAACTTAAAG GTCGGCAAATTGTCTACTGGTGATTCTTTGGATATGTGCCCACAAGATGAAGCTGCCATTGTTGCAAATGATGCAACTGTCAAAGACATGGAG GGAGCCGCTATTGCTTATGTGGCACATCTCTTGGAAGTCCctgcaatatttttaaaagctGTGACTGATATTATCGATGGTGACAAGCCTACGGCTGAGGAGTTTCTGCAAAATTTGGCAGCGGTCACTGCTGCACTTGATCTAGCAGCAGCCCAAGTTGTTGATTTTATCAATGGAAAGAGTTGCTCAGAACTATAA
- the LOC105172942 gene encoding snakin-2: MAIPKVFVASIFLSLLLLHQVQAIHSNKLTSNAVSETSYKPKINCGGACAARCKLSRRPRLCKRACGTCCARCNCVPPGTYGNLEFCPCYANMTTHHNKRKCP, from the exons ATGGCTATTCCTAAAGTCTTTGTTGCGtcaatctttctttctttgctgCTCCTCCATCAAGTCCAAGCTATTCACTCCAACAAACTG ACTAGCAATGCCGTATCAGAAACTTCATACAAACCGAAAATAA ACTGTGGAGGAGCTTGTGCAGCGAGGTGCAAATTATCAAGAAGGCCAAGACTTTGCAAAAGGGCATGTGGGACTTGCTGTGCAAGGTGCAACTGCGTTCCCCCTGGCACTTATGGAAACTTGGAGTTCTGCCCTTGCTATGCTAATATGACTACCCATCATAACAAGCGAAAATGCCCTTAG
- the LOC105172943 gene encoding type III polyketide synthase B, with amino-acid sequence MGSEVTFQCSRSADSRKAAILALGKAFPHQLVMQEFLVDGYFRDTNCDDPELKQKLARLCKSTTVKTRYVVMSEEILTKYPELAIEGLPTVKQRLEICNSAVTQMAIEASESCIKKWGRPVSDITHLVYVSSSEARLPGGDLYLAKGLGLRPDTRRTMLYFSGCSGGVAGLRVAKDIAENNPGSRVLLATSETTIIGFRPPSADRPYDLVGVALFGDGAGAMIIGSNPVVKTERPLFELYAALQHFLPGTEKVIDGKLTEEGISFKLERQLPQIIENNIQDFCVQLMGSAGYSEKDFNKLFWAVHPGGPAILNRLEKKLELLPEKLNASRRALTDYGNASSNTIVYVLEYMLEEAKNVRKDEQGHNEWGLILAFGPGITFEGILTKNLTV; translated from the exons ATGGGAAGTGAGGTGACCTTCCAATGCTCGAGAAGTGCCGATTCCAGGAAAGCTGCGATTCTTGCCCTCGGCAAGGCATTTCCGCACCAGCTTGTCATGCAAGAGTTTCTGGTTGATGGATATTTCAGGGATACCAACTGTGATGATCCTGAACTCAAGCAGAAGCTAGCTCGACTCT GCAAGTCAACCACAGTGAAGACAAGATACGTGGTGATGTCTGAAGAAATCCTAACAAAGTACCCTGAACTAGCTATTGAAGGGCTCCCCACAGTGAAGCAAAGGCTGGAGATTTGTAATTCAGCAGTCACACAAATGGCCATTGAAGCCTCAGAATCTTGCATCAAGAAATGGGGCAGGCCAGTTTCAGACATAACCCACTTGGTCTATGTCTCCTCAAGTGAAGCTCGGCTTCCTGGTGGCGATCTTTACCTCGCAAAAGGGCTGGGCCTCCGGCCAGATACCCGCAGGACCATGCTATACTTTTCAGGCTGCTCGGGTGGGGTGGCGGGTCTTCGGGTAGCCAAGGACATTGCTGAGAACAATCCAGGCAGTAGAGTTTTGCTTGCAACTTCAGAAACTACTATTATTGGGTTCAGGCCGCCTAGCGCTGACAGGCCTTATGATTTGGTTGGAGTGGCATTGTTTGGAGATGGGGCTGGGGCCATGATCATAGGATCTAATCCTGTTGTGAAAACTGAAAGGCCTCTCTTTGAACTGTATGCCGCCCTACAGCATTTCTTGCCAGGTACCGAAAAAGTTATCGACGGGAAACTTACAGAAGAAGGCATAAGTTTCAAGCTGGAAAGGCAGCTCCCACAGATAATTGAAAACAATATTCAAGATTTCTGTGTTCAGTTAATGGGATCTGCTGGATATTCTGAAAAGGATTTCAATAAATTGTTCTGGGCTGTTCATCCAGGGGGCCCTGCTATTCTCAACAGGCTGGAGAAGAAGCTGGAGCTATTGCCTGAAAAACTGAATGCAAGTAGAAGGGCACTGACTGATTATGGGAATGCTAGCAGTAATACAATTGTGTATGTGCTGGAGTACATGCTAGAAGAGGCAAAGAATGTGAGAAAGGATGAACAGGGGCATAACGAGTGGGGATTGATACTGGCATTTGGACCTGGGATCACATTTGAAGGGATTCTTACCAAGAATCTCACTGTCTGA
- the LOC105172941 gene encoding putative ER lumen protein-retaining receptor C28H8.4 has product MRPPKRPIQAVSTWVRRQPPKVKAFLAVVSGMVALVLLRAVVHDHDNLFVAAEAVHAIGISVLIYKLMKERTCAGLSLKSQELTAIFLAVRLYCSFVMEYDIHTILDMTTLATTSWVIYMIRFKLRSSYMEDKDNFALYYVVGPCAILALLIHPSTSHHIVNRIAWAFCVYLEAVSVLPQLRVMQNTKIVEPFTAHYVFALGVARFLSCAHWVLQVLDTRGHLLVALGYGLWPSMVLISEIVQTFILADFCYYYVKSVFGGQLVLRLPSGVV; this is encoded by the exons ATGAGGCCACCGAAGAGGCCGATCCAAGCGGTGTCCACATGGGTGCGGCGGCAGCCGCCCAAGGTGAAGGCGTTTCTCGCTGTGGTTAGCGGCATGGTGGCGCTTGTGCTGCTTCGAGCAGTTGTGCACGATCACGATAATCTTTTTGTTGCAGCGGAGGCTGTTCACGCGATCGGAATTTCGGTTCTGATTTACAAGTTGATGAAGGAGAGGACTTGTGCTG GGCTTTCACTCAAATCCCAGGAGCTAACAGCTATCTTCTTGGCTGTTAGATTGTATTGCAGTTTTGTCATGGAATATGACATACACACGATTCTTGATATGACTACGCTGGCTACAACCTCATGGGTTATTTATATGATTCGTTTTAAACTGAGGTCGAGTTACATGGAGGATAAAGACAATTTTGCACTGTATTATGTG GTGGGTCCTTGTGCTATTTTAGCTTTACTCATTCACCCATCCACATCACATCACATCGTAAACAGGATTGCCTGGGCTTTCTGTGTTTATCTTGAAGCTGTTTCGGTGCTTCCTCAGCTTCGTGTCATGCAAAACACCAAG ATTGTTGAACCATTTACGGCTCATTATGTATTTGCCCTAGGCGTTGCGAGGTTCTTGAGCTGTGCTCATTGGGTTCTCCAG GTTTTGGACACCCGAGGTCATCTTCTCGTGGCTTTGGGTTATGGACTCTGGCCTTCAATGGTTCTTATATCAGAAATTGTTCAGACCTTCATCCTGGCAGACTTCTGCTATTACTATGTAAAGAG TGTTTTCGGGGGACAACTCGTGTTGCGGCTTCCTTCTGGAGTGGTGTAA